A single genomic interval of Bos javanicus breed banteng chromosome 8, ARS-OSU_banteng_1.0, whole genome shotgun sequence harbors:
- the CD274 gene encoding programmed cell death 1 ligand 1 isoform X2, with translation MRIYSVLTFMAYCCLLKAFTITVSKDLYVVEYGSNVTLECRFPVDKQLNLLVLVVYWEMEDKKIIQFVNGKEDPNVQHSSYHGRAQLLKDQLFLGKAALQITDVKLQDAGVYCCLISYGGADYKRITLKVNAPYRKIYHTISVDPVTSEHELTCQAEGYPEADVIWTSSDHQVLSGKTSITSSKREEKLFNVTSTLRINTTADKIFYCTFRRLGHEENNTAELVIPEPYLDPAKKRNHLVTLGALFLCLSVTLAVIFCLKRDVRMMDVEKCGTRDMNSKQQNGKNFSRDWKLKKGNKKLKNKGKAIIIISPYFTEC, from the exons ATGAGGATATATAGTGTCTTAACATTCATGGCTTACTGTTGTTTGCTGAAAG CATTTACTATCACAGTTTCCAAGGACCTGTATGTGGTAGAATATGGCAGCAATGTGACGTTGGAATGCAGATTTCCAGTAGACAAACAATTAAACCTGCTTGTGTTAGTTGTTTACTGGGAAATGGAGGATAAGAAAATTATTCAGTTTGTGAATGGGAAGGAAGACCCAAACGTTCAGCACAGTAGCTACCATGGGAGGGCCCAACTGTTGAAGGACCAGCTCTTCTTGGGAAAGGCTGCACTTCAGATAACAGATGTGAAATTGCAGGATGCGGGGGTTTACTGTTGCTTGATCAGCTATGGCGGTGCCGACTACAAGCGGATTACTTTGAAAGTCAACG CTCCATACCGCAAAATCTACCATACAATTTCTGTGGATCCAGTCACCTCTGAACATGAACTAACGTGTCAGGCTGAGGGTTACCCTGAAGCTGATGTCATCTGGACAAGTAGCGATCACCAAGTCCTGAGTGGCAAAACCAGCATCACCAGTTCAAAGAGGGAGGAAAAGCTTTTCAATGTGACCAGCACACTGAGAATCAACACAACAGCTGACAAAATTTTCTACTGCACTTTTCGGAGATTAGGTCATGAGGAAAACAACACAGCTGAGTTGGTCATCCCAG aaccATATCTAGATCCAGCAAAAAAGAGGAATCACTTGGTGACTCTGGGAGCTCTCTTCTTATGCCTGAGTGTAACCCTGGCAGTCATCTTCTGTCTGAAAAGAGATG TGAGAATGATGGATGTAGAAAAATGTGGCACCCGAGATATGAATTCAAAGCAACAAAATGGTAAGAATTTTAGCAGGGATTGGAAGttgaagaaaggaaacaaaaagttaAAGAACAAGGGGAAAGCTATCATTATAATCTCCCCTTATTTTACTGAATGCTGA
- the CD274 gene encoding programmed cell death 1 ligand 1 isoform X5: MRIYSVLTFMAYCCLLKAPYRKIYHTISVDPVTSEHELTCQAEGYPEADVIWTSSDHQVLSGKTSITSSKREEKLFNVTSTLRINTTADKIFYCTFRRLGHEENNTAELVIPEPYLDPAKKRNHLVTLGALFLCLSVTLAVIFCLKRDVRMMDVEKCGTRDMNSKQQNGKNFSRDWKLKKGNKKLKNKGKAIIIISPYFTEC, translated from the exons ATGAGGATATATAGTGTCTTAACATTCATGGCTTACTGTTGTTTGCTGAAAG CTCCATACCGCAAAATCTACCATACAATTTCTGTGGATCCAGTCACCTCTGAACATGAACTAACGTGTCAGGCTGAGGGTTACCCTGAAGCTGATGTCATCTGGACAAGTAGCGATCACCAAGTCCTGAGTGGCAAAACCAGCATCACCAGTTCAAAGAGGGAGGAAAAGCTTTTCAATGTGACCAGCACACTGAGAATCAACACAACAGCTGACAAAATTTTCTACTGCACTTTTCGGAGATTAGGTCATGAGGAAAACAACACAGCTGAGTTGGTCATCCCAG aaccATATCTAGATCCAGCAAAAAAGAGGAATCACTTGGTGACTCTGGGAGCTCTCTTCTTATGCCTGAGTGTAACCCTGGCAGTCATCTTCTGTCTGAAAAGAGATG TGAGAATGATGGATGTAGAAAAATGTGGCACCCGAGATATGAATTCAAAGCAACAAAATGGTAAGAATTTTAGCAGGGATTGGAAGttgaagaaaggaaacaaaaagttaAAGAACAAGGGGAAAGCTATCATTATAATCTCCCCTTATTTTACTGAATGCTGA
- the CD274 gene encoding programmed cell death 1 ligand 1 isoform X3, protein MRIYSVLTFMAYCCLLKAFTITVSKDLYVVEYGSNVTLECRFPVDKQLNLLVLVVYWEMEDKKIIQFVNGKEDPNVQHSSYHGRAQLLKDQLFLGKAALQITDVKLQDAGVYCCLISYGGADYKRITLKVNAPYRKIYHTISVDPVTSEHELTCQAEGYPEADVIWTSSDHQVLSGKTSITSSKREEKLFNVTSTLRINTTADKIFYCTFRRLGHEENNTAELVIPEPYLDPAKKRNHLVTLGALFLCLSVTLAVIFCLKRDVRMMDVEKCGTRDMNSKQQNATQFEET, encoded by the exons ATGAGGATATATAGTGTCTTAACATTCATGGCTTACTGTTGTTTGCTGAAAG CATTTACTATCACAGTTTCCAAGGACCTGTATGTGGTAGAATATGGCAGCAATGTGACGTTGGAATGCAGATTTCCAGTAGACAAACAATTAAACCTGCTTGTGTTAGTTGTTTACTGGGAAATGGAGGATAAGAAAATTATTCAGTTTGTGAATGGGAAGGAAGACCCAAACGTTCAGCACAGTAGCTACCATGGGAGGGCCCAACTGTTGAAGGACCAGCTCTTCTTGGGAAAGGCTGCACTTCAGATAACAGATGTGAAATTGCAGGATGCGGGGGTTTACTGTTGCTTGATCAGCTATGGCGGTGCCGACTACAAGCGGATTACTTTGAAAGTCAACG CTCCATACCGCAAAATCTACCATACAATTTCTGTGGATCCAGTCACCTCTGAACATGAACTAACGTGTCAGGCTGAGGGTTACCCTGAAGCTGATGTCATCTGGACAAGTAGCGATCACCAAGTCCTGAGTGGCAAAACCAGCATCACCAGTTCAAAGAGGGAGGAAAAGCTTTTCAATGTGACCAGCACACTGAGAATCAACACAACAGCTGACAAAATTTTCTACTGCACTTTTCGGAGATTAGGTCATGAGGAAAACAACACAGCTGAGTTGGTCATCCCAG aaccATATCTAGATCCAGCAAAAAAGAGGAATCACTTGGTGACTCTGGGAGCTCTCTTCTTATGCCTGAGTGTAACCCTGGCAGTCATCTTCTGTCTGAAAAGAGATG TGAGAATGATGGATGTAGAAAAATGTGGCACCCGAGATATGAATTCAAAGCAACAAAATG
- the CD274 gene encoding programmed cell death 1 ligand 1 isoform X1 — MRIYSVLTFMAYCCLLKAFTITVSKDLYVVEYGSNVTLECRFPVDKQLNLLVLVVYWEMEDKKIIQFVNGKEDPNVQHSSYHGRAQLLKDQLFLGKAALQITDVKLQDAGVYCCLISYGGADYKRITLKVNAPYRKIYHTISVDPVTSEHELTCQAEGYPEADVIWTSSDHQVLSGKTSITSSKREEKLFNVTSTLRINTTADKIFYCTFRRLGHEENNTAELVIPEPYLDPAKKRNHLVTLGALFLCLSVTLAVIFCLKRDGISFIVTVSGGVVEKCMRVLLLSQWHLLGRARDATSPVICRTVPCIGKLFYPIQMLGVPLTGNSDL; from the exons ATGAGGATATATAGTGTCTTAACATTCATGGCTTACTGTTGTTTGCTGAAAG CATTTACTATCACAGTTTCCAAGGACCTGTATGTGGTAGAATATGGCAGCAATGTGACGTTGGAATGCAGATTTCCAGTAGACAAACAATTAAACCTGCTTGTGTTAGTTGTTTACTGGGAAATGGAGGATAAGAAAATTATTCAGTTTGTGAATGGGAAGGAAGACCCAAACGTTCAGCACAGTAGCTACCATGGGAGGGCCCAACTGTTGAAGGACCAGCTCTTCTTGGGAAAGGCTGCACTTCAGATAACAGATGTGAAATTGCAGGATGCGGGGGTTTACTGTTGCTTGATCAGCTATGGCGGTGCCGACTACAAGCGGATTACTTTGAAAGTCAACG CTCCATACCGCAAAATCTACCATACAATTTCTGTGGATCCAGTCACCTCTGAACATGAACTAACGTGTCAGGCTGAGGGTTACCCTGAAGCTGATGTCATCTGGACAAGTAGCGATCACCAAGTCCTGAGTGGCAAAACCAGCATCACCAGTTCAAAGAGGGAGGAAAAGCTTTTCAATGTGACCAGCACACTGAGAATCAACACAACAGCTGACAAAATTTTCTACTGCACTTTTCGGAGATTAGGTCATGAGGAAAACAACACAGCTGAGTTGGTCATCCCAG aaccATATCTAGATCCAGCAAAAAAGAGGAATCACTTGGTGACTCTGGGAGCTCTCTTCTTATGCCTGAGTGTAACCCTGGCAGTCATCTTCTGTCTGAAAAGAGATGGTATTTCCTTTATTGTGACAGTCTCTGGTGGGGTTGTGGAAAAATGTATGAGAGTGCTACTGTTGTCACAGTGGCACTTGCTGGGCAGAGCCAGGGATGCTACATCTCCTGTAATATGCAGGACAGTCCCATGTATCGGAAAACTATTCTACCCTATTCAAATGCTAGGGGTGCCCCTAACAGGAAACAGTGATTTATAA
- the CD274 gene encoding programmed cell death 1 ligand 1 isoform X4, whose amino-acid sequence MRIYSVLTFMAYCCLLKAFTITVSKDLYVVEYGSNVTLECRFPVDKQLNLLVLVVYWEMEDKKIIQFVNGKEDPNVQHSSYHGRAQLLKDQLFLGKAALQITDVKLQDAGVYCCLISYGGADYKRITLKVNAPYRKIYHTISVDPVTSEHELTCQAEGYPEADVIWTSSDHQVLSGKTSITSSKREEKLFNVTSTLRINTTADKIFYCTFRRLGHEENNTAELVIPATQFEET is encoded by the exons ATGAGGATATATAGTGTCTTAACATTCATGGCTTACTGTTGTTTGCTGAAAG CATTTACTATCACAGTTTCCAAGGACCTGTATGTGGTAGAATATGGCAGCAATGTGACGTTGGAATGCAGATTTCCAGTAGACAAACAATTAAACCTGCTTGTGTTAGTTGTTTACTGGGAAATGGAGGATAAGAAAATTATTCAGTTTGTGAATGGGAAGGAAGACCCAAACGTTCAGCACAGTAGCTACCATGGGAGGGCCCAACTGTTGAAGGACCAGCTCTTCTTGGGAAAGGCTGCACTTCAGATAACAGATGTGAAATTGCAGGATGCGGGGGTTTACTGTTGCTTGATCAGCTATGGCGGTGCCGACTACAAGCGGATTACTTTGAAAGTCAACG CTCCATACCGCAAAATCTACCATACAATTTCTGTGGATCCAGTCACCTCTGAACATGAACTAACGTGTCAGGCTGAGGGTTACCCTGAAGCTGATGTCATCTGGACAAGTAGCGATCACCAAGTCCTGAGTGGCAAAACCAGCATCACCAGTTCAAAGAGGGAGGAAAAGCTTTTCAATGTGACCAGCACACTGAGAATCAACACAACAGCTGACAAAATTTTCTACTGCACTTTTCGGAGATTAGGTCATGAGGAAAACAACACAGCTGAGTTGGTCATCCCAG